AACAACTGTTAAAAAAGTCAgtttattacaatattttaatgtaagAAAATCTTGTATATTACTTCcggtatattttaaaaatcaaataacttGGCAAGTATACAGAAGAAATACTTATTTGACATGAAAAATTGAACACAACTTTGAACCagatatgtaaacactgtaatCTGAGCTACAGTGGGAtcatgcaataaatgtaaagataagaataaaacagttttgtttcttAGTGCTCGCATTCCCATTCTAGCTCCATGATTCCAAGTAATATATCTGAAATCTTGTAATGACTCAACAATGggaaaaaacaactaaactagTAAATATCACTGGTACCCCCTAAAGTCCAGCATGTTCAGTTTGTCTTTTTCAACTGAGGGATGAAAAAAGTCCTTTGAGTAAATCTGACCAGCTGCAGATGACTGATTGGCTTTAAGAACTGCATCTACCTCCGATATAAAGCGGCGCAAGTCCTCCAGGCATCGCTGCTTAATATCAATCAGGTTCTCTTTCAGTGCAGTCTGAAGCAGTGTCTCCAGTGTCGGCTGCTTAGCAAGTAGCATCTTAACCACCGTCCCAAAGGTTTCACAATCTTGCCTATATAACTGTGAATAAGAAAATAATCAACTTTAACTAATGTCATGCTATATTCCATCACAAGGAGCTATGTTCTTATGGAGATTCCAAAATAATACTTAACTATATAGTATTAGTATATGTATAAGGgaaacacttaacactaactTGTTTACAGTCTCCACttttaacaacaaaataacattccAGAAAATCACACATCATTTCATTAAAAGCTCAAAAATTTAATTCACAGTTTGCCAAGAAAGCTGAAGAAGTGGAAGAGCTTTGTTTATTGTCATGAATACCTCAGGTGTGATGCCCTAACTAACCCTTTCATATGGCTATCTTTATATCCACAGTCACTGCTCCCATCGACACAACAGGAATTCTGGAGTTCTGGTGTTAAAACTTCTGTCCAGCCAGTTCAGCCAGTATTTACTTTCTGACTCTCCTTCTAACTTACTCTCTCTTTTTAGAGGAAAATGAAGCAATCTGGTGAGATTTATTAGAAGAAACACAGATCCTTGAAGGAAAAAAGTTAAAGTGACACTATAGAAGTTAAAGTGACACTATAATTAAAGGAACAGTATGAAATTAGAGGGTTTGACTAGTTAGTTTCAGAAAGCAGCTAGAGATGGGACACGGCTCAAAAGTAGCAATTTAACTAAGAGATTATTACACAGCTGTCATAAACCTGGCAATGCTGATGCACTTTATTTGTCATGTTGGTATCAGCACTAAAGCAAAATTCAAACTTCATTAGATAAAAGGTTACATACAACTGAGGTACATGCAGTTGTAGTTGGGacaggaaagagacagaaagtggaaaaatgagaaacagggaAGACATCAGAGAAAACAGACCGAAAGTCTCTTTAGATCAGTGCAGGAAGAAAGTAAGCTAGCAGAACATTTGTttaaacacagacctgctcgCATAACAGAGACTTGTAAGAATGGGACTAAGCTGAAAGGTTAAGTCTAATCACAGACAGATGGGAGGTAGGAACAGAAACTGAAAGTAGGACAGAAAGTGGGAAAAGGCTACTGGGAAGACACTATACTTTGGTTTTAAATGAGAAATTGTTTGAAAACCTGGTCAGTTTTACTTTGGgcggaaaaaaaacaccaaaaaacaacTGTCTTGCAAAGATCATGTTCCCACCCTTCTTCAAGAGTTACAACTCAAGTAAATTAGAGGATTCTCAGAGCCTCCAGCTACATTTACACATCTGCACTTGTCCTGGTTTCTAAGACTAAAACCATGACTTCTTCAGGCAGTTCTGGCACAATGTAAAAGAAATATGTCTCTACCTGACTGGTAAGAACAGCTTGGAAAAAAGGAGCATAAGCAGGTACTAAGAAAGCATGCTTGGAATGCTAGATGGCTTTGTTAGGTCACTCGAGTATTTCCTAGTGTATCTATTGGTCTTTGACGTTGCCCCAAATTCTGCTTTCTATATCAGAGGCTGGTTTACTCAAAATAATATTCAGCAGTAACCTATTTAGGAAAATATCTCACTGCTGTAAAACAAGACGATCATTTTGATCATATAGCTGTCCATTTGGAATAAGTATTGTTCTATTCTCTATCTTCTGGATAAACAACAGTTGGCTATTACTTGTACATGAGGGAAAAGTGCAGTATTGGTTATTAGTCTAATTGCTTTTTTAGAGTAAATAATCTCTCCACAAGCATTTTGTACACAACAGATAAGAAACGGATTGCATTCAGGCTTCTCTAGGCTGTGTGTTATCTTCCAGAAGCTTTAAAGGAATAAGGAAGATTCAGTGATCTGAAGGCAATAATCAATAAAATTAATTCACAATGATTTTCCTGGCATCACTGGCACTCACCTCAATTATATTAAAgcaatagaaaaaacaaacgaactaataaacaaacaaaaactgtagTATGACAGGAACAGTAGTACAATAGGAAGTACCTTCTCCACTTTAGGACGTAATTATGGAAATGATATTCAGTTGAATTCTAGAAAGGTATTCATCTGAATTCTGGGTGGGTGAGCAAGGAGCCCTAaaaggttgccactgttagTTAAACAAACAGGAAGCTAGTGTATGACTTGTGCCTGCTCGTGTGGCTGGGTTTATGCATCGTTTCTACTCCTAAACAGAAGGAGACCAGGACTTGATCTCATGGCCTGATAATTCATGGCCACACAAGCAGGATTTCGCAATAAGAAACCATGCTGGGGAAACCACCGCCCTAGATGCTGAGGGCTGGGGGAAGGGAGGATTGGTctgtaaaacattacaaatatcaCACAGCCACTGCACAGAAGAGAGCAGTTTGGCACCAATGAATGCTGAAGCAAGCAGGGGTCCACAGTAATCAAGGAAGTAGGAATAATTATTTGAGGGCTGGTACACATTAGGGAATATTAAGAGCTACTTGATCACTGGGGCTGTAAAGCAGGGCACTTAACAGGGTGTAATAAGGCAAGTGGATGTATTTCGTTTAGATTGATTGAAATGATGAATGAAGTTTGGGTAATCATTCCCAGCCCTCATCAACAGGAGATTCGAAGCTAACTAAGCTAAACAATTACAACAAACCAACAATAGCAACACAAAAATACTCCATTTGTGATTAAGCCAATTTAGTTTCATTCAGAGAGATAAGCCTGTGACTAAACATAGGAATTATTTCATGATTAATGTGTGGCCTTATGTTAATATCTAGGCTCACACTTGACCTAAGAAGTACTATCGCTTCATTAGGGCAGGAAACGCCCACACAATCTAACAATCACATCCTTTCAGGGGTTCAGGAAACATCCCTCTACTCCCACCACCATGAGGGCTGCTGATAGAATTATACACttcaaacattaaacatttggtATTGTGGAtggattaaattaaaatgcacttaaatgcatgtatacattatattataatggCTTTAGATGACTTTACTTTGGTCATACAAAGGAGAAATACATAGAGAAAACTGAACTAATAACATTATGTAATCGTTCTATTTCCAATTAAAGGTAAGATAACAGCCCCCTGAAAGCTgcagggccttgaaaaagtattcagaccccTCAAACTTTTCCACAGTTTTGTATGTTACACCTACatttttattgggattttatgtgataaaccaacacaaagtagcaagtaattgtgaaatgaaaagaaaatgatacatggttttcaatgttttttttgtttttttttaatctggaaagtgtagcgtgcatttgtattcagccccccCTCACTCAATACTTTGTGGGATCACCTTTTGCTGCAATTTCAGCTGCTAGACTTCCGGGGTATGTCTCTACCACCTTTGCACATCTACAGGCTGAAATTGTTGTGGCTCAAGCtcagtcagattggatggagagTGTCTGTGAACAGTAATTTTCAAGTcttgccacagattctcaatgggatttaaGTCTGGACTTTAACTGGGCCATTCtaacacatgaatgtgctttgatctaaaccattccactgtagctctggctgtatgtttagggtcattgtcctgctggaaggtAAACCTCCGCCCCAGTCTCAAGTCTTTTGCAGCCTCTAACAGGTTTTCCTCCAGGATTGCCCTGTATttagctccatccatcttcccatcaactctgaccagcttccctgtccctgctgaaaAAAGCATCCGCACAGCATGATGGtgccaccaccatgtttaaaggtggggatggtgtgttcagggtgatGTTCAGTCTTAGCATTTTGCATTTAGGCCCAAAAGTTCaactttggtctcatctgaccagagcacCACCTTCtacatgtttgctgtgtccCCTAAATGGCTCATGGCAAACTGCAAACAAGACTTCTTatggcttgcttttaaaaatggctttcttcTTGCCACTCTTCCATAAAGGCCAGATTTGTGGAGTACACAGCTAATAGTTGTCCTGTGGACAGATTGTCCCACCTGAGCTGTAGATCTCTGCAGCTCCTACAGAGTGACCATGggcctctttcttttcttttcacttcacaattacttgctactttgtgttggtttatcacataaaatcccaataaaatacatttaagtttggAACATGACACAATGTGGAAAggttcaaggggtatgaatatTTTTTCAAGACCCTGTATGCTCACTGTTAATAGAGCTCAGCACAGTTCTAGAGCCCTCAGTTACCTTTTCAATCTCCAGAGCTTTGTTTGCGATGGCATGAGCCCGTCGTGCCTCGGGACTCTGTCCAGGatcctctttcttctttgtctCTTCGCCCTGTTCCACTTCAAACCCTGGCATCCTATCCTATTAAGAGCACCATTATATAGACACAGGAGGCCAAGGCCTGGCTATCCAATGCCTCATAGCACAAAGATCAACATAAGATGACAGGAAGAgtgctttaaatgtttattctgtCAGGTAAAATGATTTCAAAATATGATGCTTGGAAAATTGGCCTAAAGTAAGATTTAGTCTTGGCTTTAGTAATTAGTAATTTAGTAACCACATTTATTAAAGtgatatgtttttgtttttaaaaagcaaaatcaCTGTTTTTACCTCTTTTTTATGTTTAGGTATTAGCtaatgtttttatccaaagtaattACAAcagagggttaagggtcttactcagggtcTCAACAGTGATAAcagtgaggcttgaactggcaaccttccaattactaatcaagtaccttaaccactgagatacaACTACCACAGatatttttgaatgaatgacACTTCTGGACAAACAGGTCTGGGCACTTTTCcttatgaaacattttggaCTGTCAAATATGATTATCAAATTCTTATTAAAGTGCACACATCTTTGAACAGAACTGTTTCTGTGGGTCATTTACAACAAGCTGTTGATCTTATGAGTACTCATTAAATCCAACATGGCACCGGTGTACAAAATGACTTTCTCAAAGTGCAAAAAATGTCACATAAAAATATGATAATGTTGCATGATGTCCAGTATCTGAATTAAGTGTGTATAATGAAAGTGAAATACAATGTTCATTCCAAACAGATCTTAGtatttaaactttattcttGTTATTGATCTTAAAGATAAAACTTATGGTGAACTAGATTAATTATTAAGATACCTGTGGGAAAAGTGCTAATAGCAGTCTTTGCCCCTCCAATGAACACAATATGGTCAATATGGATCATGTTTGTGGTGTACTCTTTGCATATTTAAGCCGACAAACTATTAATTTTAAActatagaaaaaataaataaaaagaatccattaaaacagcatattCTGTCCAAGACCAAGTTCCATGTGCGTATGAATGTTAATGCAGTGCCTCATACCTTAGCAGCTGATAGCAAAATGTGTGGGGATTCATCCTGAGATCCACCAAAGCAGTAGCTGGgcaccttttctttttcttgagAGACTATAAGGGAGGAAGAAGTACTTCAGTACACCAATGTCTTGAATTCAGAGAACAGAATGCCAGGGAAGTTCTCAAAAACAATAATCACAACCAACTTCagataatttaatttttaaaaatatgctcaGCATAGCATCATAAACCAACTTTGGTCTAACACAACTGGAATATCTATGAGTCAAACCAGTGAATGAGAGTGACAtggggaaagagacagagccTACAACAAAAAGGCTATGTTTTTTGCTAGCAGAGTTCAGACAAAAGTGGTCAATCTGCACTGTAAAAGTttgctctttccctcttttAGATTTATAGTGGCTGGATTTATTGATCACTGGGTTATGCCACTGATTTTGGTACAAGAAGTCTGGATTTTGAATCCTGACCAGGGCGTATCCAGTGTGGTCCCTTAAACAAGGTCCTTTATGCTACCTGCCTACCTCACTAACAATTAGCATTAAAAACATGCAAGTCAGATCAGCTTGCATGTTGCCCCGGGTCAATAAGGTCCATGTCAAATGCTGAGGGACCagggcaatctgatgaaaagtTTGCTAgtggaacaaatacaagacattCATGGACAAGAGTGGAGAAcagaggactgttggaatgttACTACACAAAGCAACTCCAGTGCAAGAGTgtatatgcagaggatgtgggaactaaGGATGCttcaaaacccaacatctaGACTTACACTGCAACTAGCAGCACAGATGTTCCAACTTCTGTATGCAGCAACTGCTGTCACAACCAGAGATTGACGGGGTACAACATGAATACTATGGCAAGGGGTAGCCAGGAAGacaggtcagaggggagataTAAATCATTCCCACACGCCAAAACAGGGAGCCCAGtggtcagagcagaaggaagcaagttttcttctaGCACATTTTTGTAAGTGgtttgattcatgtgtccttcacaaagacaaatctgcccaagtccagccttgctgaaacacccccagatcatcaccgatcctaCACCAAATtgggtgcgagacactctggcttgtaggcctctccaggtctctgtctaaccattacacgaccaggtgttggacaaagctgaaaactgcactcatcagagaagatgaccttactccagtcctctatggtCCAGTActtatggtctttcgcaaacttcagtctggctcttctttgcttctcattgatgaagggcttttttctagctttgcaggACTTCATCCCTGCCTCCAGAAACCTGTTTTGAACCGTCCTccctgtgcaattcaccccagctgctgcatgccattctttttgtaggtcgcTTGATGTTATCTTacagttgttaagtgacatttgaatgaggtggcAACCATCACAGTCGGTAGAGAGTCGTTTTcaacctctgccagtctgtagctgttgttgtcccatgtgtttgctgcttgaccttgttcttatgaactgtTCTTATGAAATGTTCACGGtggaagcaacctgacgctcactgtatcccttTGCCAGTAAAACTACAactgaacccttcttttcctcattaggaacctttcttttcaactcttttggcatggtttGTAGCTGTATTTGGCTACACTTACTTTTTAGGTAGTCCTAGCATTACATTTCCCATCTAGCTGGTTCCATAACAAGAGAATTGTGATGACAACAGCAGTggtatatatactattactcgttagaataggattttgttaaggtgatcacctattcagcatctcattaaatAGAATGAGGTATGTCTGTGAatgaattcaacaaacacttgaaaggaatggctgctgtacatgtgtgtgtaaatacattcataaatacataatgaactaaagcacttttatttgtcactctagataagagtgtctgcaaAATTCCATGAATATAAATGTGAATACTGTTCATTGTATATATCAATGattaagttcaagtttggtttatttgtcacatacaattatgtgattattttaattattctgtaattacTATGTGATTATTATgtgattattttaataatctCTCCCCTAGGAGCAACCTTTGGTAAAACTTATAAGGCAGCAGGCTGATTATACCATCACTGACACTTCCATGAACACCAGAAAAGACATATACCCTTCAGACCCACAAAGCACAGGGCAGACAGGACAAGAAGTATCTATCTACTTGAATACAGAGTGGTTTAACAGTGATTGCATCTCATAATatctaaaatgcatttaaactaAGAAAGTAAATCTATTATTGCCTAGGCTCCTGTTCTAGACTGTTTGTCTCAGTAAGtactggtagctcagtggttgaggtacttgactagtaatcagaaggttgccagttcaaatccTACCACAGCCAGGTTTCCCCTGTTAGACCcagagcaagacccttaaccctcagttgctcaagctgtattcagtcagaattgtaagtcgctttggataaaaacgtcagtaaaatgtaaatgtttggcCAGGGCTCTTTAGTTTTTTCCAGGCATATCAGTGTTGACAAATTTTCAGCATACCAAAGATGATGCTGgtaaaataagataaacaaacCTCTGACTTTAGAGGAGTCATTCTGTAGCAAATCTAAGCAATGAACTTAACTGGCACACAATTCTTGTACACTGCCTATTTTCTGCCTATTTTGATGTGTTGTTAATTAGTAGCCCAGCAAGGCAGGGTGAGGGGTTGCCAGCTAACAACACGACGCCTGTGTGCTGGTGCATTTACTGCCTCTTCAAAAGAAAGCTCCAGATTCTGCAGGAACACAGACTGACACCGATGCTGGTGAGTCAAGTTGCTTAGCACCACATAAATATCCCCCTTAAAACTGACTTTGAAAGTCTTTGAAATGACAACTATAATAGCAAAGGCAAATAGTGGAAAAAACATGAAACCACAATGAATAGAACCATAATTATTTATCCCtaattttgttttcaatgtATTAATCTTTCTGAGgctatttttcattaattattactagttagctagcaagaGAAGTTTGTTGGAcacaattaaaatgttcttCAAATGCTCCACACCACAACCCTCTGGGCTCAAATTTCACAATTTGCCAAGGACTAGAATTTAATATTTCTGGTActaaattgtaaaatatatactACAATGACAATTATTCTTATGTGTGATTGTAGTTGTTCAGGTAGGAGTGAAGACCGAGCGTGAAACTGCTTAAGACAGAGAAGGTGaagcaaaatgaatgaatatgctACAAGCCAGATACATCTATCGCACTTGAAGAAACATGCTGTTCCTGAAGCATTCAGGCAAACATGCAcgtacctacacacacagacacacacacacacaaacacacagacacacacacacaaggtggtCAGACCATAGAGCAGATAAAAACGTTCAACCCAATATGCTGGCACCCCCTTTTGAGTGATTACTGATTTAAAGTGCTCTCTGAATTCCTCACACTCATACatgaaacacactcacagaaacagaTGCTTTTCAAAGTGGGAGGTCcaaaaattcaaatattcataGCTGATGGCTCGTGCTGTTTGGgatttatttaatgacattgtaATCCAACACTTTATTTTAACTGGCCTAAAGGTTTTGATGAGATCATGAGAATTTGCAATAAGAGTAAACCTCTAGACTGCAGAAAAGTAATGTGAAAAGTGAGGTGAAGTAATATATGATTGGGAACAGCTCACATGTTAAGCAGCAAATCACTGCATGATTTATGGTGTAATAAGCAAGACTCTGTttcagagacagaggggggaaaaaaagacaagcgCACAAATAAGAGTGAGGGAGAGCCATGGCAGGTATCTCCTGCTCAGCTGTCCCACAATGCTGCAGCAGCAAGAGTGGACAACTCCCTGTTCCTTAGTTCAGCCCTGAACTGCATAACTCACCTCATAAGCTAAAAGTCCTGGATGGTCTGCCGAAGGGTGATTAGACATGCCTGCTCAGGTTACACGTGGCATGAACTTAGGCCTGTGAAATACAGAGCTCCAAAAGCAATTTCAGCTCCATACCACTGGATGTGAAGAACGAGGCTTTCAAAAAAGATGAGCTGGTTCACTTCAGTTCAGCCTTAATACATGAGTTTGAAATCCTACTAGACAGATTTGGACTGCTGACTGCATATGGAATATGGAGAAATAATCACGAACATGGACATTTAAGATAAATAGAATGTTGACTAACAGTGATACCACTGCACAGTATTTTACCAAGAAATATTTTAGCTTGGCAACATTAAGCACATGCTCACATGGTGAAAATAAGTAAGAAAAATCAAAAGTATGTAAAGCTCATTTCAAATAGGACATTTCACTTAAACAAGCATGTTCTACCAGATGGGAgtcaagcaaagaaaaaaaagcacaaaaggtttttttgttggaATATATATGTCTAGCTGAATGAGCCAGAATTTCTGATTGCTTTGAGAGTTCATATAGTCACACAAAAGCATAAGACAGACACATTTTGATATGAACCATGAACGAACACACCCCTCATTTTGAGGGTTTACACAAAGGCTTAGTTTCTGATTATTCAATCCcacataaaaacagacagacactctctgACCTTGGGGAAAGGGGCTCTTCTTAGGCTGGCTGGGGTAAGGATGGCTGGCCTTGCCACTATCCGGAGTGAAGCTGCGACTGGAGCGATTTTGGGGGGAGTGGGGCACCTCCCTCTTCACTGGAGAGTGCTCACGAACAGGGGGGAATGAAACCTTTCTTTTCAGAGCCTCACACTCTTCCCTAAACAGAAAGAATTAAAGAATCTTACATTTAAAGAGGGTCTagtgaaaaaagcaaaaacaatacatcTGATCAggttgtaataataattattattacttttattataattaatattgttCTGATATCATCTAAATGGAAAAACTTATATCTGTAAATGCTTGTAGTAAGGCACTCAAAGAAACtaataaatctaaaacaatGAATAACAAAGATAATACTCTCTCAGCATTTGGGAAGTATGTTCTATCTTAGCATGTGTAACActagaaaataaatgtgaaaaacacTCACTTTCCATGAACTAAAATACAAGCTCTGTTACATACCTTCGACCTGTACTAGTAATGGTACGTGAAACACAGTCATCTCCTCTGTGGCACACACTTATGGAGAGGGACCAGGGAGGTGGTAACCTTTGACCCTTGATATTGGTCTGAGAGGTCACTCTGGCACTGTTCCTTAAATAAGCAATTACATAAATACAATGCAATACAAAACAGCAACTGAGaaattttgttttgtgcttaaatatcaaaatattttggtCAAAGGTCTATAAATTCAGCATTTAAAAGAGAATGACACAGTAACAACAGaaacaatatttcatttatacaATATACAAGTAACTTTAATGACTTGTACAGCAATTTCTGGGGTGTACTAGGGTGTTTTCCATCAGTAAATAAAGATAATACTTGGAtgtctaatttttaaaattgaatacatttttgagTTTGAGCAAAAAGTTTGGATCCTTTGTTCACAAACAGCACATCTGCAAGCAAATGGTTTCCACTCTACTGACTGCTCATTCTATTTAGATGTTGTCTAATCTTTAGACAAGAGACAGAACTGTATATGTGACCTCGTGCCAAAACTACAGCtttaataataactataaaGTAAACAGACTCTAACGTTCAGTTCCTGAGGACTTCTGTATAAGTAACACTGGGAAAGCGCTGTCTGCTTCTGCCACTGTTCCTCCCTGGTCTAATTCAGATTAAGAGGAGAAAGTGATCCATGCATCTTTcctttacttttaatttaacCATTTATTTTAGTAGTTTGCCCCTGGCTTTTCAAGTCTGCAGTTGGAGCCTTCCAGGCTAGAGGTTGGCGACACTGAAGAATGACCTCCTGACATCTATGTGTTTCAGGGAAATGGCCACATAGTCATGCTGGATAGGACACAGATGCAGTAAATGCCTATGACTTGCATCTAAACTTCCAAAGTAATAAACATGTCAGTACTGCAGAACTTAAATTAGCCCTATGAACAGATTCTGTCATTAATTAACGTGCTAGGAAATGCATGTTGGAAAAGCCATGTGTGACAACCTTCAACCAGGATTTCATTGCTACCCCAATTTGGGCATATCTTCTGCAACAGCTGTATAAGGAAGGGCTCGCTTTAGTGAGCCAATTGCTGTGTCTACCGATGC
This region of Electrophorus electricus isolate fEleEle1 chromosome 2, fEleEle1.pri, whole genome shotgun sequence genomic DNA includes:
- the LOC113571817 gene encoding periphilin-1-like isoform X1 — translated: MSYRRDQSIRNLYEQFIDRTQQASYQKVNVMDRRPAFSCTEDDCERGSGYDHSQSGGGYHGDNQGGYHGERALYSGERSGPLYRREDPYSYRESAGQRSAARQAELRNSARVTSQTNIKGQRLPPPWSLSISVCHRGDDCVSRTITSTGRREECEALKRKVSFPPVREHSPVKREVPHSPQNRSSRSFTPDSGKASHPYPSQPKKSPFPQVSQEKEKVPSYCFGGSQDESPHILLSAAKDRMPGFEVEQGEETKKKEDPGQSPEARRAHAIANKALEIEKLYRQDCETFGTVVKMLLAKQPTLETLLQTALKENLIDIKQRCLEDLRRFISEVDAVLKANQSSAAGQIYSKDFFHPSVEKDKLNMLDFRGYQ
- the LOC113571817 gene encoding periphilin-1-like isoform X2 encodes the protein MDRRPAFSCTEDDCERGSGYDHSQSGGGYHGDNQGGYHGERALYSGERSGPLYRREDPYSYRESAGQRSAARQAELRNSARVTSQTNIKGQRLPPPWSLSISVCHRGDDCVSRTITSTGRREECEALKRKVSFPPVREHSPVKREVPHSPQNRSSRSFTPDSGKASHPYPSQPKKSPFPQVSQEKEKVPSYCFGGSQDESPHILLSAAKDRMPGFEVEQGEETKKKEDPGQSPEARRAHAIANKALEIEKLYRQDCETFGTVVKMLLAKQPTLETLLQTALKENLIDIKQRCLEDLRRFISEVDAVLKANQSSAAGQIYSKDFFHPSVEKDKLNMLDFRGYQ